A part of Magnetospirillum sp. genomic DNA contains:
- a CDS encoding FAD-binding oxidoreductase — protein sequence MSPPPDDSRRASLPPSHDNLARLRAIVGPSGWIENRADMVRFEKEERGLYVGRAAAVLRPADLTQVSEILAECNASGIAVVPQGGNTGLVGGGIPHATGTEIVLSLQRLNKIRSLDAANDTITVEAGCILADIQNAAASADRLFPLSLAAEGTCQIGGNLSTNAGGIGVLRYGMARDLVLGLEVVLADGRIWSSLKGLRKDNTGYDLKQLFLGAEGTLGIVTAAVLKLFPAPRETQTCFVAVPSPAAAIELLQRAKSQSGGSCVAFELTQRRLIDFVLAHIPGTVDPLAEKHAWYVLIEFASGDIGGALKDMVERLLEQALEDGLVLDAAVASSDAQRKALWKLRESMTEAQKHEGGSIKHDVSVPVSSVPTFLSRATALCEAMVPGVRVCAFGHAGDGNIHFNVSQPEASDRDAFMALRHTMNDAVHDLVAELSGSISAEHGIGQLKREYLVRYKDPVALEMMRTLKRSFDPNNILNPGKVVPGIG from the coding sequence ATGAGCCCGCCGCCCGACGATTCCCGCCGCGCTTCTCTCCCACCTTCGCACGACAATCTGGCGCGCTTGCGCGCCATCGTCGGCCCCAGCGGCTGGATCGAAAATCGTGCCGACATGGTGCGTTTCGAGAAGGAAGAGCGCGGCCTCTATGTGGGCCGGGCGGCGGCCGTGCTGCGGCCCGCAGACCTGACCCAAGTTTCTGAAATTCTTGCCGAATGCAACGCGTCGGGCATTGCCGTCGTCCCCCAGGGCGGCAATACGGGGCTGGTCGGCGGCGGTATCCCGCATGCAACCGGCACCGAGATCGTGCTGTCGCTGCAGCGCCTCAACAAGATCCGCAGCCTCGATGCCGCCAACGACACAATTACCGTCGAAGCCGGGTGTATTTTGGCCGACATCCAAAACGCCGCCGCATCCGCCGACCGGCTGTTCCCGCTGTCGCTGGCGGCCGAAGGCACGTGCCAGATCGGCGGCAATCTTTCGACCAATGCCGGCGGAATCGGCGTGCTGCGCTACGGCATGGCGCGCGACCTCGTGCTGGGTCTCGAGGTCGTGCTGGCCGATGGGCGCATCTGGTCGTCATTGAAGGGCTTGCGCAAGGACAATACAGGCTACGATTTGAAGCAGCTCTTTTTGGGGGCGGAGGGCACGCTCGGCATCGTGACGGCCGCCGTGCTCAAACTCTTCCCGGCACCGCGCGAAACGCAGACATGTTTTGTCGCCGTCCCCTCGCCCGCAGCCGCGATCGAATTGCTGCAGCGTGCCAAGAGCCAAAGTGGGGGCTCTTGCGTCGCTTTCGAACTCACGCAGCGCCGCCTCATCGATTTTGTGCTCGCACATATTCCGGGCACGGTCGATCCGCTCGCCGAAAAACATGCCTGGTACGTGCTGATCGAATTCGCGTCGGGCGACATCGGCGGCGCGCTCAAAGACATGGTCGAGCGCCTGCTCGAACAGGCGCTTGAAGACGGGCTCGTGCTCGATGCGGCCGTGGCAAGTTCGGACGCGCAGCGCAAAGCTTTGTGGAAACTGCGCGAGAGCATGACCGAGGCGCAGAAGCACGAGGGCGGATCGATCAAGCACGACGTGTCCGTCCCCGTCTCTTCCGTGCCGACCTTTCTGTCGCGCGCAACCGCACTCTGCGAGGCGATGGTGCCGGGCGTGCGCGTATGCGCCTTCGGCCATGCCGGCGACGGCAACATCCATTTCAACGTGAGCCAGCCGGAAGCAAGCGACCGCGACGCCTTCATGGCTTTGCGCCACACGATGAACGATGCGGTGCACGATCTCGTCGCCGAGCTCTCCGGTTCGATCTCGGCAGAACACGGCATTGGCCAGCTCAAGCGCGAATATCTCGTGCGCTACAAAGACCCGGTCGCCCTCGAGATGATGCGCACGCTCAAACGCAGCTTCGACCCCAACAACATCCTGAACCCCGGCAAAGTCGTGCCCGGAATCGGCTGA
- a CDS encoding MFS transporter has product MSAHPPQPVSKDIWRIGASGVASVVGFASMIPYTAIRLEALGYSATAIGVFSALPWLAVLLTAPFVETCVKRFGGDRLFVGGAFVAFPMPLVFAFSDDYALWCVANLAMGFSGAFRWIVSEAWVADIAPSDRRGRVVGLYETFMGASFATGPLILLLFDPASDLPAFAGCGLWFAAWLFSIGLKPTPRAHDGRRNEPGFGPVLAVASAALIAATVGGAFEVGLSGIGSYWGVTLGLSTNAAAMFSAALGLGSFAAQYPAGWLSDHMKLAHVVRGGLGLLIVVSFAAPVLATDAIGALTVAVIWGGVGGMLYTLAMIQIGHGFSGAALMRATSAIVFGYTVGGTLGPVLIGAALEIAPRDGLPLTLAALASITLVAHIVAGRKNSG; this is encoded by the coding sequence ATGTCCGCGCACCCCCCGCAACCGGTCTCGAAAGATATCTGGCGCATCGGCGCTTCGGGTGTGGCGTCGGTCGTGGGCTTCGCCTCGATGATCCCCTACACGGCGATCCGGCTCGAGGCGCTCGGCTATTCGGCGACCGCGATCGGCGTGTTCTCCGCTCTGCCGTGGCTTGCCGTGCTGCTGACCGCACCCTTTGTCGAAACATGCGTCAAGCGCTTCGGCGGCGACCGGCTGTTCGTGGGCGGGGCGTTCGTCGCCTTCCCGATGCCGCTCGTGTTCGCGTTCAGCGACGATTACGCACTGTGGTGTGTCGCCAATCTCGCGATGGGTTTTTCCGGCGCCTTCCGCTGGATCGTGTCGGAAGCCTGGGTTGCGGACATCGCCCCCTCCGACCGGCGCGGGCGCGTGGTCGGGCTCTACGAAACCTTCATGGGGGCGTCGTTTGCGACCGGCCCGCTGATCCTGCTGCTGTTCGATCCCGCGAGCGACCTACCCGCCTTCGCCGGCTGCGGCCTATGGTTTGCGGCGTGGCTGTTTTCGATCGGCCTCAAGCCCACGCCGCGCGCGCATGACGGACGGCGCAACGAGCCGGGCTTCGGGCCGGTGCTCGCGGTGGCATCGGCTGCCCTCATTGCCGCTACGGTCGGCGGTGCGTTCGAAGTCGGCCTTTCCGGCATCGGCAGCTATTGGGGGGTCACACTCGGTCTCAGCACCAATGCGGCTGCGATGTTTTCGGCCGCTTTGGGGCTCGGCTCGTTTGCGGCCCAGTATCCGGCCGGCTGGCTCTCCGACCATATGAAGCTTGCGCATGTCGTGCGCGGCGGCTTGGGGCTTTTGATCGTCGTGTCGTTTGCGGCCCCCGTGCTCGCGACCGATGCGATCGGCGCATTGACGGTCGCGGTCATCTGGGGCGGGGTCGGCGGCATGCTCTACACGCTCGCGATGATCCAAATCGGCCACGGTTTTTCGGGGGCCGCTTTGATGCGCGCGACGTCCGCGATCGTTTTCGGCTACACGGTTGGCGGCACGCTGGGGCCGGTGCTTATCGGGGCCGCCCTCGAGATCGCCCCGCGCGACGGGCTGCCGCTGACCCTGGCCGCACTTGCGAGCATCACGCTCGTGGCACACATCGTCGCGGGTCGAAAAAACAGCGGCTGA
- a CDS encoding GNAT family N-acetyltransferase: MTAADAAFAAKLGLAIYPHLPESEASFAAKFAAVPEACRVAYGDDGTRVGYCVALWAELGRPPKLDDAAYVPRARECLHLHDLALAPSARGQGLVAQAVAHLRGVAGALPLTLVAVNCSAKLWRRFGFVEIPGAAASYGADALYMRRDS; encoded by the coding sequence ATGACAGCAGCAGACGCAGCGTTCGCAGCCAAGCTCGGGCTTGCCATCTATCCACATTTGCCCGAGAGCGAGGCTTCGTTTGCCGCCAAGTTTGCGGCTGTACCCGAGGCGTGTCGCGTTGCCTATGGCGACGACGGCACACGCGTGGGCTACTGCGTTGCGTTGTGGGCCGAGCTTGGTCGGCCGCCGAAACTCGACGATGCGGCATATGTGCCGCGCGCGCGCGAGTGTCTGCATCTGCACGATCTCGCTCTCGCCCCGTCCGCGCGCGGGCAGGGGTTGGTGGCGCAAGCCGTTGCGCATCTGCGCGGTGTTGCGGGTGCTTTGCCGCTCACGCTAGTTGCGGTCAACTGCTCGGCCAAGTTGTGGCGCCGCTTCGGCTTCGTGGAAATTCCGGGCGCTGCTGCCAGCTACGGGGCCGATGCGCTCTATATGCGCCGCGATTCTTAG
- a CDS encoding L-threonylcarbamoyladenylate synthase yields the protein MTVAKPSSRTLARAAALLAHGRLVAFPTETVYGLGAAADDARAVLALYAAKGRPRFNPLIAHVADIAAARRLVRFDARAEILAKEFWPGPLTLVLPRTAGGAVCALARANLDTLGVRIPDHAVALALLQHFGRAIVAPSANRSGRLSPTTAQAVRLGLGSRVDLILEGGQCHVGLESTIVDLSGAQATLLREGGIARAAIEKLIGKLAQRGSAIKAPGMLASHYAPRARLRLDAGNARPGEAYLGFGPLPKLAADIPALSLSPVRDLAEAAHNLFGYLQTLDRAHVRTIAVAPIPATGLGAAIRDRLARAAAPR from the coding sequence ATGACGGTCGCCAAGCCCTCCTCCCGCACCCTTGCGCGTGCCGCTGCCCTGCTGGCGCACGGGCGGCTTGTGGCGTTTCCGACCGAGACGGTCTACGGGCTCGGGGCGGCCGCCGACGATGCGCGCGCCGTCCTCGCCCTCTATGCCGCCAAAGGCCGACCGCGTTTCAATCCGCTGATCGCGCACGTGGCCGACATCGCGGCCGCGCGCCGCCTCGTGCGCTTCGATGCGCGCGCCGAAATTCTCGCCAAAGAATTTTGGCCCGGGCCGCTGACCTTGGTGCTGCCGCGCACGGCGGGCGGTGCCGTGTGCGCGCTGGCCCGCGCCAATCTCGACACGCTCGGCGTACGCATCCCCGACCACGCCGTGGCGTTGGCGCTGTTGCAGCACTTCGGCCGTGCGATCGTCGCCCCCAGTGCCAACCGCTCGGGCCGCCTGTCGCCGACGACCGCGCAAGCCGTGCGCTTGGGGCTCGGGAGCCGCGTCGATCTCATCCTCGAGGGGGGGCAATGCCATGTGGGGCTTGAGTCGACGATTGTCGATCTCAGCGGCGCGCAGGCGACATTGCTGCGCGAAGGCGGCATCGCGCGTGCCGCGATCGAAAAATTGATCGGGAAGCTGGCGCAGCGCGGGTCGGCGATCAAAGCGCCGGGCATGCTCGCAAGCCACTATGCGCCGCGCGCGCGCTTGCGCCTTGACGCTGGGAACGCGCGGCCAGGCGAAGCGTATCTCGGTTTTGGACCATTGCCGAAACTGGCGGCCGACATTCCGGCCTTGAGCCTGTCGCCGGTGCGCGATTTGGCAGAGGCCGCGCATAATCTGTTCGGCTATCTGCAAACGCTCGACCGCGCGCATGTGAGGACCATTGCGGTCGCCCCCATCCCGGCGACGGGCTTGGGTGCCGCAATCCGCGACCGCCTCGCGCGTGCGGCGGCCCCGCGCTAA
- a CDS encoding ParA family protein: MGGKVVTVAQQKGGAGKTTLAAHLAAYWSQSGRNVAAVDIDPQGSFTHWTELRFQARPNSGLGFGFARLSGWRLPHELDRLAREHDVVVVDSAPHAQADSRTAIRYSHLVLVPVQPSPMDLWATLPTLELARMEKRRAMLVINRMPPRSLLAAEMAQKLAEIDVKVANIVLGNRTGYAASLGHGLGVTEAEPGTTAALELSRLADEVALYAGLD; this comes from the coding sequence ATGGGCGGCAAGGTCGTAACGGTGGCGCAGCAGAAGGGCGGGGCGGGCAAAACCACGCTCGCCGCACATCTGGCCGCCTATTGGTCGCAAAGCGGGCGCAACGTCGCGGCCGTCGATATCGACCCGCAAGGCTCGTTCACGCACTGGACGGAGCTGCGCTTCCAAGCGCGCCCCAATAGCGGCCTCGGCTTCGGCTTTGCGCGCCTGTCGGGCTGGCGCCTGCCGCACGAGCTCGACCGGCTCGCACGCGAGCACGACGTCGTTGTCGTGGATTCAGCGCCGCATGCGCAAGCCGACTCGCGCACCGCGATCCGCTATTCGCATCTGGTGCTCGTACCGGTGCAGCCGTCGCCGATGGATCTGTGGGCGACCTTGCCCACGCTCGAATTGGCGCGCATGGAAAAGCGCCGCGCGATGCTCGTCATCAACCGCATGCCGCCGCGCTCGCTGCTGGCCGCCGAGATGGCGCAGAAACTCGCCGAGATCGACGTGAAGGTCGCCAATATCGTGCTCGGCAACCGCACGGGCTACGCGGCGAGCCTGGGCCACGGTCTCGGCGTCACCGAAGCCGAACCGGGTACGACGGCGGCACTCGAACTCTCCCGTCTTGCCGACGAAGTGGCACTCTACGCCGGCCTCGATTGA
- the cysQ gene encoding 3'(2'),5'-bisphosphate nucleotidase CysQ, which produces MNVSDLAALRPPICAIARDAAVAIMAIYDSKFEVRRKEDASPVTLADETAEALIAAALAKLTPGVPIVAEEAVAQGHVAFHGAPPPLFWLVDPLDGTAEFVARNGQFSVCIGLVSKGRPVLGAVLAPAEAILWSGVVGVGAYRQVRDGLETPIRARPQPAGGLVVVSSRSNGSTAEDAFLDGYRIKDHRRLGSALKFGLLAEGTADLYPRFGPTSEWDVCAGEAVLLAAGGRMARPDGRLLDYGKKGFKNPDFVATGAWDQSRPA; this is translated from the coding sequence ATGAACGTCTCCGACCTTGCCGCTTTGCGCCCGCCTATCTGTGCGATTGCCCGCGACGCGGCGGTCGCGATCATGGCGATCTACGACAGCAAATTCGAGGTACGCCGCAAAGAGGACGCCTCGCCGGTCACGCTTGCCGACGAGACGGCCGAAGCGCTGATCGCAGCAGCACTCGCCAAGCTCACGCCTGGCGTGCCGATCGTCGCCGAAGAGGCGGTGGCGCAAGGGCATGTCGCGTTCCATGGCGCGCCGCCGCCGCTGTTCTGGCTCGTCGATCCGCTCGACGGCACGGCCGAGTTCGTGGCGCGCAACGGCCAGTTTTCCGTCTGTATCGGCCTTGTGTCGAAAGGCCGACCGGTGCTGGGGGCTGTCCTCGCCCCGGCCGAGGCGATCCTGTGGTCGGGCGTGGTCGGTGTCGGTGCCTATCGTCAAGTGCGCGACGGCCTCGAAACGCCGATACGTGCAAGGCCACAACCGGCGGGCGGGCTTGTCGTTGTTTCGTCGCGCAGCAACGGCAGCACGGCCGAAGATGCGTTCCTCGACGGCTACCGCATCAAAGACCATCGCCGCCTGGGCTCGGCCCTCAAATTCGGCCTGCTGGCCGAGGGCACGGCGGATCTCTATCCGCGCTTTGGGCCGACGTCGGAATGGGACGTTTGCGCGGGCGAAGCCGTTCTCCTCGCCGCCGGCGGCCGCATGGCCCGCCCCGACGGCCGCCTGCTCGATTACGGCAAAAAGGGATTCAAGAACCCGGACTTCGTCGCGACGGGTGCTTGGGATCAATCGAGGCCGGCGTAG
- a CDS encoding SOS response-associated peptidase produces the protein MCGRYTLTSAVEALRQLFDFAGAAPNLEPRYNIAPTQRAPVIRLGADGGREMQMLSWGLVPYWAEDISMQSHMINARGETVAEKPAFRQAFRQRRCLVPADGFYEWPTVGAKSKQPFLFRRQDKVPFAFAGLWERWVPPQGEVLETFTIVNIAANATMAPFHDRIPVILDPLDYAAWLDPKIDARALVRAPANEALGYVRVSSYVNNVRHDDAGCLEPAAADEEPALPKPKRGPDTRQGSLF, from the coding sequence ATGTGCGGACGCTACACCCTCACCAGTGCCGTCGAGGCCTTGCGCCAATTGTTCGATTTTGCGGGGGCAGCCCCCAATCTCGAGCCGCGCTACAACATCGCCCCCACTCAGCGTGCACCGGTGATTCGCCTGGGTGCGGATGGCGGGCGCGAGATGCAGATGCTGAGCTGGGGCCTCGTGCCCTATTGGGCCGAAGACATCTCGATGCAGAGCCACATGATCAACGCGCGCGGCGAGACCGTGGCCGAGAAGCCCGCGTTTCGCCAGGCCTTCCGCCAGCGCCGCTGCTTGGTGCCCGCCGACGGTTTCTACGAATGGCCGACCGTGGGGGCCAAAAGCAAACAGCCCTTCCTATTTCGCCGCCAAGACAAGGTGCCGTTTGCGTTTGCGGGCCTGTGGGAGCGGTGGGTGCCGCCGCAAGGCGAAGTGTTGGAGACCTTCACGATCGTCAACATTGCGGCCAACGCGACGATGGCGCCGTTCCACGACCGTATCCCTGTGATCCTCGATCCGCTCGACTATGCGGCGTGGCTCGATCCCAAGATCGACGCGCGCGCCCTGGTGCGCGCTCCTGCCAACGAGGCCCTTGGTTATGTGCGCGTGTCTTCCTATGTGAACAATGTGCGCCACGACGATGCGGGCTGCCTCGAGCCAGCGGCTGCCGACGAAGAACCCGCATTGCCCAAACCCAAGCGCGGTCCCGACACCCGCCAGGGGAGCCTGTTTTGA
- a CDS encoding cytochrome b, producing the protein MVTKHDAPAYTPVARGLHWVTAVLVALLFGVGLYMTRLEFSDWKVKVYSWHEWTGLVVFVATGLRLIWRRLRPPPPLPPTPWIEEMAAASVHAALYVLLFVLPILGYLGTNAFGFKVVWFNLVELPDPIGKNEKLGGWLLWAHAWCAYTMAALLALHIGAALYHHFKRRDPILTRMLPGLRRPSDQ; encoded by the coding sequence ATGGTAACAAAGCACGACGCCCCCGCCTACACGCCCGTCGCACGCGGCCTTCATTGGGTGACCGCCGTGCTGGTGGCGTTGCTGTTCGGTGTCGGCCTCTACATGACGCGGCTCGAGTTTTCCGACTGGAAGGTCAAAGTCTATTCCTGGCATGAATGGACGGGCCTCGTCGTGTTCGTGGCCACAGGCTTGCGCCTGATTTGGCGCCGCTTGCGCCCGCCCCCGCCGCTGCCGCCCACACCCTGGATCGAGGAGATGGCCGCCGCATCCGTGCACGCGGCCCTTTACGTGCTGCTGTTCGTGCTGCCGATCCTGGGCTATCTCGGCACCAATGCGTTCGGCTTCAAGGTCGTGTGGTTCAACCTCGTCGAACTGCCCGATCCCATCGGCAAAAACGAAAAGCTCGGCGGCTGGCTTTTGTGGGCGCATGCGTGGTGCGCCTACACGATGGCGGCGTTGCTCGCCCTCCATATCGGGGCGGCGCTCTACCACCATTTCAAACGCCGCGACCCGATCCTCACGCGCATGCTGCCGGGCTTGCGCCGCCCGAGCGATCAATAG
- a CDS encoding DUF4169 family protein, which produces MGEIVNLKRVRKLQARDAAAAEAEANRAKHGRTKEQRLQAEAEAAQIARTLDGAKIGDDR; this is translated from the coding sequence ATGGGCGAGATCGTCAACCTCAAACGCGTTCGCAAATTGCAAGCGCGCGACGCGGCGGCGGCCGAGGCCGAGGCCAACCGCGCCAAGCACGGCCGGACGAAGGAACAGCGGCTTCAGGCCGAGGCCGAAGCCGCGCAGATTGCCCGCACGCTCGACGGGGCAAAGATCGGCGACGACCGCTGA
- a CDS encoding SDR family oxidoreductase, translating into MELAGKTAIVTGGSSGIGLATARLFIREGARVGLVGRDAKALAEAKATLGSAAESFVADVAKRGDLDALRKQAEATFCKIDILFANAGVAFATPLGATDEATYDTLMDINVKGVFFTVQALLPLMPEGSSIVLNTSWLADVGTARLGVLSASKAAVRSFARTMSAELLDRRIRVNAVSPGAIATPIHGKNGMAPDALKAFAERIAGAIPLHRFGEADEVAQAALFLAGPRSTYVLGAEIAVDGGFAQI; encoded by the coding sequence ATGGAACTCGCCGGAAAAACAGCGATCGTCACGGGCGGCAGCAGCGGCATTGGTCTCGCCACGGCACGCCTTTTTATAAGGGAAGGAGCCCGCGTGGGCCTGGTGGGGCGCGATGCCAAAGCCTTAGCCGAAGCCAAGGCCACACTCGGTTCGGCGGCCGAAAGCTTCGTTGCCGACGTCGCCAAGAGAGGCGACCTCGATGCCTTGCGCAAACAGGCCGAGGCGACGTTTTGTAAGATAGATATTCTTTTTGCAAATGCCGGCGTTGCCTTTGCCACGCCGCTCGGCGCCACCGACGAGGCGACCTACGACACGCTGATGGACATCAACGTTAAGGGCGTGTTTTTCACGGTTCAAGCGCTGCTGCCGCTAATGCCCGAGGGGAGTTCCATCGTTCTCAACACGTCGTGGCTTGCCGACGTGGGCACGGCGCGGCTTGGCGTGCTTTCAGCGAGCAAAGCCGCTGTGCGGTCGTTTGCGCGCACCATGTCGGCCGAATTGCTCGACCGTCGCATCCGCGTCAATGCCGTTAGCCCGGGTGCGATTGCAACACCCATCCACGGCAAGAACGGCATGGCGCCGGATGCCCTCAAGGCTTTTGCCGAGCGGATTGCGGGTGCAATACCGCTGCATCGTTTCGGCGAGGCCGACGAGGTCGCGCAAGCCGCCCTCTTTCTAGCCGGGCCGCGCAGCACCTATGTGCTCGGTGCGGAAATCGCCGTTGATGGCGGGTTCGCGCAGATCTAG